Proteins co-encoded in one Melospiza melodia melodia isolate bMelMel2 chromosome 8, bMelMel2.pri, whole genome shotgun sequence genomic window:
- the CEP70 gene encoding centrosomal protein of 70 kDa isoform X3, translating to MEQSVNRQSRRRLPEGSARGGAAAPRQEKAEWENLNRILMRHGLKPVSLAAPQSCRDTSDMIVLDHESSQGIRLALKTLVEDIERQQKVMQGLMEANRCLRDVVRLEQGRASRQEQRANDLENVVKNIKAKICQLEDETIAKACQQQSQVKELQKEQQASRVKYQQQQEKLQEQQEIIAHLQKELSRVGREEQQRADTQKKMFCQFCKRAPKSVLDQRQYKKDEDEMQREVKTKEEFLNLDATPNYKALLMSFQKQLTETKAKNEQLLLENINLKKNLEISRPTAQELKFYKHQVKKLQKALKKTTQFSGSRTGEKKEENKDSGRVVTVDQQQAACQQYLQVLSHIDSILQSPRAPPLIFRPSKGPVKNDNKENGQGCGFEHLPLTVEMWADQLIALKGLHRSLRKLSLELLPWNTKNPQDNRESIRVEDLQLIVDAILEELEHKEKTSQTQSLQTLSAIVSHFQKLFDVTSLSGVYPRMNEVYTKLGEMTNAMRNLQELLELDSSAPPTVVVNTVGKLCDIINKNVTEQVQQLLGTQDIHSIINKLEEHECFFPPFQALIQDLLCLLEISNVDDILPAVQNLKWGAGYG from the exons ATGGAGCAGTCCGTGAACCGCCagagccgccgccgcctccctgaGGGCTCCGCTCGCGGCGGGGCCGCTGCGCCCCGG CAGGAGAAGGCAGAGTGGGAAAACCTAAACAGGATATTAATGCGTCATGGGTTGAAACCTGTGAGTCTTGCTGCCCCCCAAAGCTGCAGAGATACATCAG ATATGATTGTCCTAGACCATGAGTCTTCTCAAGGAATCAGACTTGCGTTAAAAACGCTGGTGGAAGACATTGAGCGACAGCAGAAGGTGATGCAGGGACTTATGGAGGCAAATCGATGTCTTAG AGATGTGGTACGACTGGAACAAGGTCGGGCATCTCGGCAAGAGCAACGGGCTAATGATTTGGAAAATGTGGTGAAAAACATTAAGGCCAAAATTTGTCAGCTGGAAGATGAAACAATAGCTAAAGCATGCCAGCAACAGAGCCAAGTCAAGGAACTTCAAAAAGAGCAACAGGCTTCACGG GTGAAATAccaacagcagcaggaaaagctgcaAGAACAGCAAGAGATCATTGCCCACTTGCAGAAGGAGCTGAGCAGAGTtgggagggaggagcagcagcgaGCAGACActcaaaagaaaatgttttgtcAGTTTTGCAAGAGAGCTCCCAAGTCTGTCCTGGATCAGCG GCAATATAAAAAAGATGAAGATGAGATGCAGAGAGAAGTAAAAACCAAGGAAGAGTTCTTAAATCTAGATGCTACTCCTAATTACAAAGCACTGCTCATG TCTTTCCAGAAGCAGCTTACTGAAACAAAAGCCAAGAATGAACAGCTTTTGCTTGAAAATATAAATCTCAAGAAAAACTTGGAAATAAG CAGGCCAACTGCACAGGAATTAAAATTTTACAAGCACCAAGTGAAGAAACTACAGAAAGCTTTAAAGAAAACTACCCA attttcagggagcaggactggagaaaaaaaagaagaaaacaaagactCTGGGAGAGTTGTCACTGTGGATCAGCAGCAGGCAGCTTGCCAGCAATACTTGCAG GTTTTGTCCCATATTGATTCTATTTTGCAAAGCCCAAGAGCTCCTCCGTTAATATTCCGGCCCAGCAAAGGACCAGTGAAAAATGACAATAAAGAGAATGGACAGGGATGTGGATTTGAGCATCTTCCACTCACTGTAGAAATGTGGGCAGATCAGCTCATAGCCCTAAAG GGTTTGCATAGGTCCTTGAGAAAACTATCTCTGGAATTGCTGCCTTGGAACACTAAAAATCCACAGGATAACAGAGAATCCATACGAGTTGAAGACCTTCAGTTGATAGTAGATGCAATTTTGGAAGAATTAGAACATAAGGAAAAG ACCAGCCAGACACAGTCCTTGCAAACCCTGTCTGCCATAGTGTCCCACTTCCAGAAGCTGTTTGATGTCACTTCTCTGAGCGGTGTTTATCCACGGATGAACGAGGTGTACACGAAGCTGGGGGAAATGACCAATGCCATGAGGAACCTCCAAGAGCTCCTGGAACTAG ACAGTTCAGCTCCACCCACTGTGGTAGTGAATACTGTTGGGAAACTGTGTGACATCATTAATAAGAACGTGACCGAGCAGGTACAGCAGCTTCTGGGCACCCAAGACATCCACAG TATCATCAATAAGCTTGAAGAACATGAGTGCTTCTTTCCACCCTTTCAAGCTCTCATTCAAGATTTGCTGTGTCTTCTAG AGATCAGTAACGTGGATGATATTTTACCTGCAGTGCAAAACCTGAAATGGGGAGCTGGTTATGGGTGA
- the CEP70 gene encoding centrosomal protein of 70 kDa isoform X2: protein MEQSVNRQSRRRLPEGSARGGAAAPRQEKAEWENLNRILMRHGLKPVSLAAPQSCRDTSDMIVLDHESSQGIRLALKTLVEDIERQQKVMQGLMEANRCLRDVVRLEQGRASRQEQRANDLENVVKNIKAKICQLEDETIAKACQQQSQVKELQKEQQASRVKYQQQQEKLQEQQEIIAHLQKELSRVGREEQQRADTQKKMFCQFCKRAPKSVLDQRYLCLIDYYESQISQIKKELRQYKKDEDEMQREVKTKEEFLNLDATPNYKALLMSFQKQLTETKAKNEQLLLENINLKKNLEIRPTAQELKFYKHQVKKLQKALKKTTQFSGSRTGEKKEENKDSGRVVTVDQQQAACQQYLQVLSHIDSILQSPRAPPLIFRPSKGPVKNDNKENGQGCGFEHLPLTVEMWADQLIALKGLHRSLRKLSLELLPWNTKNPQDNRESIRVEDLQLIVDAILEELEHKEKTSQTQSLQTLSAIVSHFQKLFDVTSLSGVYPRMNEVYTKLGEMTNAMRNLQELLELDSSAPPTVVVNTVGKLCDIINKNVTEQVQQLLGTQDIHSIINKLEEHECFFPPFQALIQDLLCLLEISNVDDILPAVQNLKWGAGYG from the exons ATGGAGCAGTCCGTGAACCGCCagagccgccgccgcctccctgaGGGCTCCGCTCGCGGCGGGGCCGCTGCGCCCCGG CAGGAGAAGGCAGAGTGGGAAAACCTAAACAGGATATTAATGCGTCATGGGTTGAAACCTGTGAGTCTTGCTGCCCCCCAAAGCTGCAGAGATACATCAG ATATGATTGTCCTAGACCATGAGTCTTCTCAAGGAATCAGACTTGCGTTAAAAACGCTGGTGGAAGACATTGAGCGACAGCAGAAGGTGATGCAGGGACTTATGGAGGCAAATCGATGTCTTAG AGATGTGGTACGACTGGAACAAGGTCGGGCATCTCGGCAAGAGCAACGGGCTAATGATTTGGAAAATGTGGTGAAAAACATTAAGGCCAAAATTTGTCAGCTGGAAGATGAAACAATAGCTAAAGCATGCCAGCAACAGAGCCAAGTCAAGGAACTTCAAAAAGAGCAACAGGCTTCACGG GTGAAATAccaacagcagcaggaaaagctgcaAGAACAGCAAGAGATCATTGCCCACTTGCAGAAGGAGCTGAGCAGAGTtgggagggaggagcagcagcgaGCAGACActcaaaagaaaatgttttgtcAGTTTTGCAAGAGAGCTCCCAAGTCTGTCCTGGATCAGCG gTACCTTTGTCTAATTGACTATTATGAATCTCAAATTAGTCAGATTAAAAAGGAGCTGAG GCAATATAAAAAAGATGAAGATGAGATGCAGAGAGAAGTAAAAACCAAGGAAGAGTTCTTAAATCTAGATGCTACTCCTAATTACAAAGCACTGCTCATG TCTTTCCAGAAGCAGCTTACTGAAACAAAAGCCAAGAATGAACAGCTTTTGCTTGAAAATATAAATCTCAAGAAAAACTTGGAAATAAG GCCAACTGCACAGGAATTAAAATTTTACAAGCACCAAGTGAAGAAACTACAGAAAGCTTTAAAGAAAACTACCCA attttcagggagcaggactggagaaaaaaaagaagaaaacaaagactCTGGGAGAGTTGTCACTGTGGATCAGCAGCAGGCAGCTTGCCAGCAATACTTGCAG GTTTTGTCCCATATTGATTCTATTTTGCAAAGCCCAAGAGCTCCTCCGTTAATATTCCGGCCCAGCAAAGGACCAGTGAAAAATGACAATAAAGAGAATGGACAGGGATGTGGATTTGAGCATCTTCCACTCACTGTAGAAATGTGGGCAGATCAGCTCATAGCCCTAAAG GGTTTGCATAGGTCCTTGAGAAAACTATCTCTGGAATTGCTGCCTTGGAACACTAAAAATCCACAGGATAACAGAGAATCCATACGAGTTGAAGACCTTCAGTTGATAGTAGATGCAATTTTGGAAGAATTAGAACATAAGGAAAAG ACCAGCCAGACACAGTCCTTGCAAACCCTGTCTGCCATAGTGTCCCACTTCCAGAAGCTGTTTGATGTCACTTCTCTGAGCGGTGTTTATCCACGGATGAACGAGGTGTACACGAAGCTGGGGGAAATGACCAATGCCATGAGGAACCTCCAAGAGCTCCTGGAACTAG ACAGTTCAGCTCCACCCACTGTGGTAGTGAATACTGTTGGGAAACTGTGTGACATCATTAATAAGAACGTGACCGAGCAGGTACAGCAGCTTCTGGGCACCCAAGACATCCACAG TATCATCAATAAGCTTGAAGAACATGAGTGCTTCTTTCCACCCTTTCAAGCTCTCATTCAAGATTTGCTGTGTCTTCTAG AGATCAGTAACGTGGATGATATTTTACCTGCAGTGCAAAACCTGAAATGGGGAGCTGGTTATGGGTGA
- the CEP70 gene encoding centrosomal protein of 70 kDa isoform X5: MTEQEKAEWENLNRILMRHGLKPVSLAAPQSCRDTSDMIVLDHESSQGIRLALKTLVEDIERQQKVMQGLMEANRCLRDVVRLEQGRASRQEQRANDLENVVKNIKAKICQLEDETIAKACQQQSQVKELQKEQQASRVKYQQQQEKLQEQQEIIAHLQKELSRVGREEQQRADTQKKMFCQFCKRAPKSVLDQRYLCLIDYYESQISQIKKELRQYKKDEDEMQREVKTKEEFLNLDATPNYKALLMSFQKQLTETKAKNEQLLLENINLKKNLEISRPTAQELKFYKHQVKKLQKALKKTTQFSGSRTGEKKEENKDSGRVVTVDQQQAACQQYLQVLSHIDSILQSPRAPPLIFRPSKGPVKNDNKENGQGCGFEHLPLTVEMWADQLIALKGLHRSLRKLSLELLPWNTKNPQDNRESIRVEDLQLIVDAILEELEHKEKTSQTQSLQTLSAIVSHFQKLFDVTSLSGVYPRMNEVYTKLGEMTNAMRNLQELLELDSSAPPTVVVNTVGKLCDIINKNVTEQVQQLLGTQDIHSIINKLEEHECFFPPFQALIQDLLCLLEISNVDDILPAVQNLKWGAGYG, encoded by the exons ATGACCGAG CAGGAGAAGGCAGAGTGGGAAAACCTAAACAGGATATTAATGCGTCATGGGTTGAAACCTGTGAGTCTTGCTGCCCCCCAAAGCTGCAGAGATACATCAG ATATGATTGTCCTAGACCATGAGTCTTCTCAAGGAATCAGACTTGCGTTAAAAACGCTGGTGGAAGACATTGAGCGACAGCAGAAGGTGATGCAGGGACTTATGGAGGCAAATCGATGTCTTAG AGATGTGGTACGACTGGAACAAGGTCGGGCATCTCGGCAAGAGCAACGGGCTAATGATTTGGAAAATGTGGTGAAAAACATTAAGGCCAAAATTTGTCAGCTGGAAGATGAAACAATAGCTAAAGCATGCCAGCAACAGAGCCAAGTCAAGGAACTTCAAAAAGAGCAACAGGCTTCACGG GTGAAATAccaacagcagcaggaaaagctgcaAGAACAGCAAGAGATCATTGCCCACTTGCAGAAGGAGCTGAGCAGAGTtgggagggaggagcagcagcgaGCAGACActcaaaagaaaatgttttgtcAGTTTTGCAAGAGAGCTCCCAAGTCTGTCCTGGATCAGCG gTACCTTTGTCTAATTGACTATTATGAATCTCAAATTAGTCAGATTAAAAAGGAGCTGAG GCAATATAAAAAAGATGAAGATGAGATGCAGAGAGAAGTAAAAACCAAGGAAGAGTTCTTAAATCTAGATGCTACTCCTAATTACAAAGCACTGCTCATG TCTTTCCAGAAGCAGCTTACTGAAACAAAAGCCAAGAATGAACAGCTTTTGCTTGAAAATATAAATCTCAAGAAAAACTTGGAAATAAG CAGGCCAACTGCACAGGAATTAAAATTTTACAAGCACCAAGTGAAGAAACTACAGAAAGCTTTAAAGAAAACTACCCA attttcagggagcaggactggagaaaaaaaagaagaaaacaaagactCTGGGAGAGTTGTCACTGTGGATCAGCAGCAGGCAGCTTGCCAGCAATACTTGCAG GTTTTGTCCCATATTGATTCTATTTTGCAAAGCCCAAGAGCTCCTCCGTTAATATTCCGGCCCAGCAAAGGACCAGTGAAAAATGACAATAAAGAGAATGGACAGGGATGTGGATTTGAGCATCTTCCACTCACTGTAGAAATGTGGGCAGATCAGCTCATAGCCCTAAAG GGTTTGCATAGGTCCTTGAGAAAACTATCTCTGGAATTGCTGCCTTGGAACACTAAAAATCCACAGGATAACAGAGAATCCATACGAGTTGAAGACCTTCAGTTGATAGTAGATGCAATTTTGGAAGAATTAGAACATAAGGAAAAG ACCAGCCAGACACAGTCCTTGCAAACCCTGTCTGCCATAGTGTCCCACTTCCAGAAGCTGTTTGATGTCACTTCTCTGAGCGGTGTTTATCCACGGATGAACGAGGTGTACACGAAGCTGGGGGAAATGACCAATGCCATGAGGAACCTCCAAGAGCTCCTGGAACTAG ACAGTTCAGCTCCACCCACTGTGGTAGTGAATACTGTTGGGAAACTGTGTGACATCATTAATAAGAACGTGACCGAGCAGGTACAGCAGCTTCTGGGCACCCAAGACATCCACAG TATCATCAATAAGCTTGAAGAACATGAGTGCTTCTTTCCACCCTTTCAAGCTCTCATTCAAGATTTGCTGTGTCTTCTAG AGATCAGTAACGTGGATGATATTTTACCTGCAGTGCAAAACCTGAAATGGGGAGCTGGTTATGGGTGA
- the FAIM gene encoding fas apoptotic inhibitory molecule 1 isoform X1, producing MASGEEITVCDDEIRSRYSHLEKMTDLVAVWEVALSDGVHKIEFEHGTTSGKRVVYVDGKEEIRREWMFKLVGKETFTVGATKTKAAINIDAVSGFAYEYTLEINGKSLKQYIENRLKTTNTWILNLAGTDYRIVLEKDTMDVWCNGQKMETAGEFVEDGTETHFTVADHSCCIKAVSSGKRKEGIIHTLIVDNREIPEAVE from the exons ATGGCATCCGGTGAGGAGATTACTGTCTGTGACGATGAAATAAG GTCTCGGTACAGCCACCTAGAGAAGATGACAGATTTGGTGGCTGTTTGGGAAGTAGCTTTAAGTGATGGTGTTCATAAGATTGAATTTGAACATGGGACCACTTCAGGAAAGCGTGTTGTCTATGTTGATGGAAAG gaaGAAATAAGAAGAGAATGGATGTTTAAATTAGTGGGTAAAGAAACATTCACTGTTGGAGCTACTAAAACTAAAGCTGCTATTAACATTGATGCAGTCAGTGGCTTTGCATATGAATATACCTTGGAGATCAATGGAAAGAGTCTCAAGCAGTATATAGAGAACAGGTTAAAAACAACCAATACTTGGATATTGAACTTGGCAGGTACAGACTATAGAATTGTCCTAG AAAAGGACACTATGGATGTGTGGTGCAACGGTCAAAAAATGGAAACAGCG GGTGAATTTGTGGAAGATGGGACTGAAACTCACTTCACTGTTGCTGACCACAGCTGTTGCATTAAGGCTGTCAGTAGTGGGAAACGAAAGGAAGGAATTATTCATACCCTTATTGTGGACAACAGAGAAATCCCAGAGGCTGTGGAATAG
- the CEP70 gene encoding centrosomal protein of 70 kDa isoform X1 yields the protein MEQSVNRQSRRRLPEGSARGGAAAPRQEKAEWENLNRILMRHGLKPVSLAAPQSCRDTSDMIVLDHESSQGIRLALKTLVEDIERQQKVMQGLMEANRCLRDVVRLEQGRASRQEQRANDLENVVKNIKAKICQLEDETIAKACQQQSQVKELQKEQQASRVKYQQQQEKLQEQQEIIAHLQKELSRVGREEQQRADTQKKMFCQFCKRAPKSVLDQRYLCLIDYYESQISQIKKELRQYKKDEDEMQREVKTKEEFLNLDATPNYKALLMSFQKQLTETKAKNEQLLLENINLKKNLEISRPTAQELKFYKHQVKKLQKALKKTTQFSGSRTGEKKEENKDSGRVVTVDQQQAACQQYLQVLSHIDSILQSPRAPPLIFRPSKGPVKNDNKENGQGCGFEHLPLTVEMWADQLIALKGLHRSLRKLSLELLPWNTKNPQDNRESIRVEDLQLIVDAILEELEHKEKTSQTQSLQTLSAIVSHFQKLFDVTSLSGVYPRMNEVYTKLGEMTNAMRNLQELLELDSSAPPTVVVNTVGKLCDIINKNVTEQVQQLLGTQDIHSIINKLEEHECFFPPFQALIQDLLCLLEISNVDDILPAVQNLKWGAGYG from the exons ATGGAGCAGTCCGTGAACCGCCagagccgccgccgcctccctgaGGGCTCCGCTCGCGGCGGGGCCGCTGCGCCCCGG CAGGAGAAGGCAGAGTGGGAAAACCTAAACAGGATATTAATGCGTCATGGGTTGAAACCTGTGAGTCTTGCTGCCCCCCAAAGCTGCAGAGATACATCAG ATATGATTGTCCTAGACCATGAGTCTTCTCAAGGAATCAGACTTGCGTTAAAAACGCTGGTGGAAGACATTGAGCGACAGCAGAAGGTGATGCAGGGACTTATGGAGGCAAATCGATGTCTTAG AGATGTGGTACGACTGGAACAAGGTCGGGCATCTCGGCAAGAGCAACGGGCTAATGATTTGGAAAATGTGGTGAAAAACATTAAGGCCAAAATTTGTCAGCTGGAAGATGAAACAATAGCTAAAGCATGCCAGCAACAGAGCCAAGTCAAGGAACTTCAAAAAGAGCAACAGGCTTCACGG GTGAAATAccaacagcagcaggaaaagctgcaAGAACAGCAAGAGATCATTGCCCACTTGCAGAAGGAGCTGAGCAGAGTtgggagggaggagcagcagcgaGCAGACActcaaaagaaaatgttttgtcAGTTTTGCAAGAGAGCTCCCAAGTCTGTCCTGGATCAGCG gTACCTTTGTCTAATTGACTATTATGAATCTCAAATTAGTCAGATTAAAAAGGAGCTGAG GCAATATAAAAAAGATGAAGATGAGATGCAGAGAGAAGTAAAAACCAAGGAAGAGTTCTTAAATCTAGATGCTACTCCTAATTACAAAGCACTGCTCATG TCTTTCCAGAAGCAGCTTACTGAAACAAAAGCCAAGAATGAACAGCTTTTGCTTGAAAATATAAATCTCAAGAAAAACTTGGAAATAAG CAGGCCAACTGCACAGGAATTAAAATTTTACAAGCACCAAGTGAAGAAACTACAGAAAGCTTTAAAGAAAACTACCCA attttcagggagcaggactggagaaaaaaaagaagaaaacaaagactCTGGGAGAGTTGTCACTGTGGATCAGCAGCAGGCAGCTTGCCAGCAATACTTGCAG GTTTTGTCCCATATTGATTCTATTTTGCAAAGCCCAAGAGCTCCTCCGTTAATATTCCGGCCCAGCAAAGGACCAGTGAAAAATGACAATAAAGAGAATGGACAGGGATGTGGATTTGAGCATCTTCCACTCACTGTAGAAATGTGGGCAGATCAGCTCATAGCCCTAAAG GGTTTGCATAGGTCCTTGAGAAAACTATCTCTGGAATTGCTGCCTTGGAACACTAAAAATCCACAGGATAACAGAGAATCCATACGAGTTGAAGACCTTCAGTTGATAGTAGATGCAATTTTGGAAGAATTAGAACATAAGGAAAAG ACCAGCCAGACACAGTCCTTGCAAACCCTGTCTGCCATAGTGTCCCACTTCCAGAAGCTGTTTGATGTCACTTCTCTGAGCGGTGTTTATCCACGGATGAACGAGGTGTACACGAAGCTGGGGGAAATGACCAATGCCATGAGGAACCTCCAAGAGCTCCTGGAACTAG ACAGTTCAGCTCCACCCACTGTGGTAGTGAATACTGTTGGGAAACTGTGTGACATCATTAATAAGAACGTGACCGAGCAGGTACAGCAGCTTCTGGGCACCCAAGACATCCACAG TATCATCAATAAGCTTGAAGAACATGAGTGCTTCTTTCCACCCTTTCAAGCTCTCATTCAAGATTTGCTGTGTCTTCTAG AGATCAGTAACGTGGATGATATTTTACCTGCAGTGCAAAACCTGAAATGGGGAGCTGGTTATGGGTGA
- the FAIM gene encoding fas apoptotic inhibitory molecule 1 isoform X2: protein MTDLVAVWEVALSDGVHKIEFEHGTTSGKRVVYVDGKEEIRREWMFKLVGKETFTVGATKTKAAINIDAVSGFAYEYTLEINGKSLKQYIENRLKTTNTWILNLAGTDYRIVLEKDTMDVWCNGQKMETAGEFVEDGTETHFTVADHSCCIKAVSSGKRKEGIIHTLIVDNREIPEAVE from the exons ATGACAGATTTGGTGGCTGTTTGGGAAGTAGCTTTAAGTGATGGTGTTCATAAGATTGAATTTGAACATGGGACCACTTCAGGAAAGCGTGTTGTCTATGTTGATGGAAAG gaaGAAATAAGAAGAGAATGGATGTTTAAATTAGTGGGTAAAGAAACATTCACTGTTGGAGCTACTAAAACTAAAGCTGCTATTAACATTGATGCAGTCAGTGGCTTTGCATATGAATATACCTTGGAGATCAATGGAAAGAGTCTCAAGCAGTATATAGAGAACAGGTTAAAAACAACCAATACTTGGATATTGAACTTGGCAGGTACAGACTATAGAATTGTCCTAG AAAAGGACACTATGGATGTGTGGTGCAACGGTCAAAAAATGGAAACAGCG GGTGAATTTGTGGAAGATGGGACTGAAACTCACTTCACTGTTGCTGACCACAGCTGTTGCATTAAGGCTGTCAGTAGTGGGAAACGAAAGGAAGGAATTATTCATACCCTTATTGTGGACAACAGAGAAATCCCAGAGGCTGTGGAATAG
- the CEP70 gene encoding centrosomal protein of 70 kDa isoform X4 → MEQSVNRQSRRRLPEGSARGGAAAPRQEKAEWENLNRILMRHGLKPVSLAAPQSCRDTSDMIVLDHESSQGIRLALKTLVEDIERQQKVMQGLMEANRCLRDVVRLEQGRASRQEQRANDLENVVKNIKAKICQLEDETIAKACQQQSQVKELQKEQQASRVKYQQQQEKLQEQQEIIAHLQKELSRVGREEQQRADTQKKMFCQFCKRAPKSVLDQRQYKKDEDEMQREVKTKEEFLNLDATPNYKALLMSFQKQLTETKAKNEQLLLENINLKKNLEIRPTAQELKFYKHQVKKLQKALKKTTQFSGSRTGEKKEENKDSGRVVTVDQQQAACQQYLQVLSHIDSILQSPRAPPLIFRPSKGPVKNDNKENGQGCGFEHLPLTVEMWADQLIALKGLHRSLRKLSLELLPWNTKNPQDNRESIRVEDLQLIVDAILEELEHKEKTSQTQSLQTLSAIVSHFQKLFDVTSLSGVYPRMNEVYTKLGEMTNAMRNLQELLELDSSAPPTVVVNTVGKLCDIINKNVTEQVQQLLGTQDIHSIINKLEEHECFFPPFQALIQDLLCLLEISNVDDILPAVQNLKWGAGYG, encoded by the exons ATGGAGCAGTCCGTGAACCGCCagagccgccgccgcctccctgaGGGCTCCGCTCGCGGCGGGGCCGCTGCGCCCCGG CAGGAGAAGGCAGAGTGGGAAAACCTAAACAGGATATTAATGCGTCATGGGTTGAAACCTGTGAGTCTTGCTGCCCCCCAAAGCTGCAGAGATACATCAG ATATGATTGTCCTAGACCATGAGTCTTCTCAAGGAATCAGACTTGCGTTAAAAACGCTGGTGGAAGACATTGAGCGACAGCAGAAGGTGATGCAGGGACTTATGGAGGCAAATCGATGTCTTAG AGATGTGGTACGACTGGAACAAGGTCGGGCATCTCGGCAAGAGCAACGGGCTAATGATTTGGAAAATGTGGTGAAAAACATTAAGGCCAAAATTTGTCAGCTGGAAGATGAAACAATAGCTAAAGCATGCCAGCAACAGAGCCAAGTCAAGGAACTTCAAAAAGAGCAACAGGCTTCACGG GTGAAATAccaacagcagcaggaaaagctgcaAGAACAGCAAGAGATCATTGCCCACTTGCAGAAGGAGCTGAGCAGAGTtgggagggaggagcagcagcgaGCAGACActcaaaagaaaatgttttgtcAGTTTTGCAAGAGAGCTCCCAAGTCTGTCCTGGATCAGCG GCAATATAAAAAAGATGAAGATGAGATGCAGAGAGAAGTAAAAACCAAGGAAGAGTTCTTAAATCTAGATGCTACTCCTAATTACAAAGCACTGCTCATG TCTTTCCAGAAGCAGCTTACTGAAACAAAAGCCAAGAATGAACAGCTTTTGCTTGAAAATATAAATCTCAAGAAAAACTTGGAAATAAG GCCAACTGCACAGGAATTAAAATTTTACAAGCACCAAGTGAAGAAACTACAGAAAGCTTTAAAGAAAACTACCCA attttcagggagcaggactggagaaaaaaaagaagaaaacaaagactCTGGGAGAGTTGTCACTGTGGATCAGCAGCAGGCAGCTTGCCAGCAATACTTGCAG GTTTTGTCCCATATTGATTCTATTTTGCAAAGCCCAAGAGCTCCTCCGTTAATATTCCGGCCCAGCAAAGGACCAGTGAAAAATGACAATAAAGAGAATGGACAGGGATGTGGATTTGAGCATCTTCCACTCACTGTAGAAATGTGGGCAGATCAGCTCATAGCCCTAAAG GGTTTGCATAGGTCCTTGAGAAAACTATCTCTGGAATTGCTGCCTTGGAACACTAAAAATCCACAGGATAACAGAGAATCCATACGAGTTGAAGACCTTCAGTTGATAGTAGATGCAATTTTGGAAGAATTAGAACATAAGGAAAAG ACCAGCCAGACACAGTCCTTGCAAACCCTGTCTGCCATAGTGTCCCACTTCCAGAAGCTGTTTGATGTCACTTCTCTGAGCGGTGTTTATCCACGGATGAACGAGGTGTACACGAAGCTGGGGGAAATGACCAATGCCATGAGGAACCTCCAAGAGCTCCTGGAACTAG ACAGTTCAGCTCCACCCACTGTGGTAGTGAATACTGTTGGGAAACTGTGTGACATCATTAATAAGAACGTGACCGAGCAGGTACAGCAGCTTCTGGGCACCCAAGACATCCACAG TATCATCAATAAGCTTGAAGAACATGAGTGCTTCTTTCCACCCTTTCAAGCTCTCATTCAAGATTTGCTGTGTCTTCTAG AGATCAGTAACGTGGATGATATTTTACCTGCAGTGCAAAACCTGAAATGGGGAGCTGGTTATGGGTGA